cacatcttctctgataacccatttattgttaacatgcctgtagaaacccttcttcacatcccttgccagctgcagttcaatttcttgtatgcatccttttttagttTAAACTGGctaaggatttccttgttaagccaagctggttgcctaccatgtttgcatttcttactatgcagtgggatggtttgttcctgtgccttcagtaagacttctttaaaatactgccagttctcttgaactctttaccccttcatcttcgtttcctaagggaccctgctcatcagttttctcagggagttgaagtctgctcttttgaaatcaagggtctgtatgttactgctcactcttctttcttttgtctggatcctgaaatctatgatctcctggtcactgcagcccaggtttccacccatttctatttctcctactagttcttccctgttcatgagcagcaggtcaagttgcgcacggtccctggtcagttccttcagcacttgtaacaAGAAGTTAtacccaacattctccaaaaacttcctggattgtctgtgtgctgctgtattggtctcccaacaactgtcaggatgattaaagtttcctgtgagaaccagggcctgtgatttggaagcttcacttagctatctgaagaaatcctcatctccctgatctggcggtctatagcagacacaaaCAACATCATGTGTGTTACTTCGCctttaagcttaacccaaagacactcaactggattttctccctccttatactggagctctgagcaatcatactgctccctcacatagagcgcaactcctcctcttctcccctgtttGTCCTTCCTAAAtggtttataaccttccatgactgtacttcagttatgcaaatcatcccactaagtctctgttattcctaccacttcatactactttgactgtgccagggcctctaattcttcctgttttgttccctaggcttctggcatttgtgtacaagcatcttagagaagtggctgattggcccattTTCTCCTCTTCGCCaaggaaacctacttgattgttacctccaccttccccacttacctcagggcttatgTCGCTGTCCCccaacgaacctagtttaaagccctcctcactaggtttccaagcctgcccgcaaagatgctctttcctctcttcgttaggtggattcTATCTCTTCCCAACAATCCCTGTTcgtgaaagagaatcccatggcgGCCTCTTTAATCTATCGGGCAAAGGTAAACAAACTGAAGCTAGATAAATCTTGGCTGAAACTGAGGTGCAAATTTTCAACAGTGATGACACTCAACCATTGGAACAACGTAACAAGGATTGTGGTGTATTTCCCATCACTGAAAACTTGGATGATGTGGCGACATTCTTTGGCCTATTTTACATGAGATTGTAGATGACTACACTGATCTATTTTCTGGCCTCATCTATGAATCTGTACTTCTCTTGTAGGGAGCACAAGACAGCAGGTGAACAGTTTAATAGACTAAATTCTTGGGTTCCAATTTTGTAAGATTAAGCTTTTGAATTTGATGTTCCAGCTGTCGTACGTTAGTCAGACACCGTACATTTGGCATCTTCTGCTTAAAGCTCCAAGCATCAGGCAAGCTGCCAGGTAGAGTTCTGTCATGATAGATCATATTTGGCTGGTAACCCAAACCAGTTAACAGATACTAGGTCTTGCTGGAGAAAAGTTGTTAAGTATCCAGAGTAAATGTAGTGAGACAAAATATAAAATTCAtgttgtgtgtgtgggttgtttttttttaaataaaagaaaacatcaGGTTTTTAGCTTTCAGTCACACTTCCCAAACAGCAGTAGCTTTATCTTATGAGCATTTCTGGTGATTGTAGTAGTCTGGATGGCTCTTCTCATATCAGTTGATGGAATTGCTTGTTTTTGGTGCCTGTGAGGTTAGTTTGTCTCCTCCTCAGACATTGCTCCCTTTCAATTTCGTTGCTTTCAAGACCTTGCTATAAAGCATAACTTTTTTGTGCCCAAGTGGTCAGTGTTAGTTTAACATTCTGTGTTCTTGCTTCCTTGTGTAATGTTGGAACCTGTTTGTTCTGTCTTAGTGGATGTGGATTTCCCTCACATTGTGGCTCAAGTGGTAAAGTAGCATGTTGTCATGAAGAGTGCGGAGCCTCCCCTGAAACTTGGATTTATCGTCTTTGCTGCAAATTGAGTGTGTCAGCCACTGCATAAGGTGTACAAAGGCACTATTTTAGATATTACAGAATTTAAGCCCAAAACTCCTCTGCAGGTTTGGTATTGGTCTTCTGACGTTATCCTGGTGTAAAAGCTGCTCTTGTGGAAACTACAATGACCACCAATACGTCTTATGTCATGAAAGTTGACTTCATAAAACACTTCCCAACAGACACAAGCTTAATCAAAAAAGGCACTCCTACGCCAGAATAAATGCCCACATGATTAGCAGTATAGATGTTAGTTTAAATTCATATggaaccctcttgtgtagacaagacctaaattaagctttttttttctcctgacaaTTCAGAATGCGGAAGGGAAGCAGTACTTTCTTTGTGGCCTGTCTCTTCATTTGCCCTTAACTATTGTTCACACTAACTTAAGCATAGCTAAATAGAGAGTGGTTAGTgattgtttcatttaaatcacAAAATCTGAATATATAGTTGAAAATCCACAGCTACAACTAACTAAGGAACCTCTCCTCAGCTTGGGAACTCTAAATTTTTTTAGTGTGTGACACAGTAATTTTCAGAGAAACAGAATTGGTTTGTGCGCTTCCTGGTTCTATAGGTGTATTTTAAATCTGGCCAGATATCTGTGATCCTTCAGTGATTGACTGAGGTTGAAGGGAATCTCTGCTGCTCTTTGCCATTCTGTTTATGCCTTTCTACTGAACTTTACATGTCTTGCCCCTTGCTCCTGTTGCTGTATCACATGGAAATACTCCCATGTTACGTGAAACATCTGAGCCTTTTTTGTTATAAATGAGACTGGAACAATTCTGTTTTTTGTTTAACCTCTCTGCTGCCGTTTTTTGGTAGGCTCTAATGTGGTGCCTTTATATGCTACTGACTGGATTCCTTGCTTGCTGTGCAACTTTTGCAGGTATGATACATATGAGTCCTACGACTCAAGGTCTTCACTGAACGACCGTGATCTGTACAGATCCGGCTATGGTTACAGTGAGGCTGAACATGATACCGACAATGCCTATGAAGGTTGCTATGACAGCTACTATGGGAACCACAGGGACCAGTACCAGAACAGATCACGGGACAACTTTGGCCAGCGGTGTCAGAACTGGGCCAGAGATGGTCGAAATAACAGACCCATGGCATCTTCATATTCCGGGCACATGGGTGGACAGTGGAATGAGCTGCCAATGGGAGGGCGGGGCCTTGGCCCCCATGGCTCCTCTAGGCTCCCATCCCTCTTCTCCCACAACATTATCCCAGAACTCAGCATGTTCCAGGGAATGCGAGGTTTCTCTGGAAACATGCGCTTTGGAGGAGGCGGCATGAAACAACGAATGAGGAGAAACTGGAAAATGTGGGACGCAGACTTTAAAGTAAGTACTTAACGCAATCCCCTTCCACCTATTTACCTCCTATAGAGACTGTTCACTTCCCAGCAAATCACACTGTCCAGCTCTGAGTGCTAAGGACCCTGCTCTGAAATACCATACTGAATTTCCACAGTATAATTTGTATCTCTGTGCATTATTTGCTTCGCGTATTGGTGTTCTTTGTAAATGGTTTGAAGAGACCACATTCATTCATAGTGCAGTCTTAGCATCCAGAATGTTTAAGCTTGATGCGCTTATTGTAAAGCTAGGAAGGTAAATGTGCTATAGTTTTGCTGTTTAATCTGATATGCTGGAGGAAGGTGGCTCTGAAGAACTGTGCCAGATATGATCTGTCTTAACTAACTTTGCCTGTCAAAAGTAAAACTGCATTTTCAGGGAAATTTAGTTCAATATAAACCCTTTTTAAGGTAGCTTAATGCAGACTTATTTGCTGCTGACAGAGGGACAGTTTCCAAATGTACATTTGGGGACTGAtgatattttcctttttctagtcacagaagaagaaaataaagaagGACCTTACTGCTAAGAAGAGAAAACAAACTGATGGCACTGATGAACCTGACAGCAAGGCAGCAAAAACTGATGGCTCTGACAACTCTGACTCTGAGAATGGTAAGAACCATTCTTGGTGACTACTGAGATGTCTTAGTCATGCAAAGTTACCAAAGTGCCTTTGTTTTCAGATAGTAGGTGACTCTGACATTTCACTTTctctttcatatttaatttgGTGGCAAAGTTTTTAATACCATTCTTGAGGGAGCTAACCAGCtgttactttttttgttttgtgttgtgctTTTCAGAGGAGGGGACTGAAGGAGAAGCAGCGGAGAAGGAGGGCTCCAAAGCTGTAAGTGAAACTGACACTTGTAATTAACAGTAAAGATCATAGCGCTTGAGGGAAATGGATGAGCGGCCACAGTAATAAGAAAGGGCAGAACGTTGTCATGGCAGCATTAAAACCCAATTAATCTTCTTTCAGTCAGAGTGGGAACCACTTCTTGTAGTAGCGGAAAGtattggtggggaggaggaggagtggatcCTCATGGTAGAAATCTTAAATATCGTAATCTTGGGAGGATTTACATTTTCTTGTATTGTAGTAATACCTTCTGGCcccaacagtgtgtgtgtggagtgctGTGCAGATTCATAGCAAGACAGGCCCTGCTCCAAAGATCTGAAAATTTGTGACTAGAGATTTTATGAATGTGACTGGGCAAAGTGGGATGAGACCTAGAGATCAGcaagtgttccctataagctgtgcacttgtgcagccactcaggagaaattcagatgcctaccagctgattagcaagaGTGCCCATAGATaagttttttgtttctctttctcttaacatttgcacatgcctcagttcaCATAAACAtttgttctgcacctggatggaaaagattagagggatcATTGATTGCATATGGTACTGTTGCCAAACTCCAGTCTAAAAGTATTCCTCAGGCAGGGAACCATGTTATCATGAATCAGGAAGGAGTCTTTTGGGGACCACGATGATTCAGAGGTGTAAAAACTAGTATATGCTCACTTTCTGTATAAGACAAATTGCAGGTACTTATTTCTGAGAATCTCTTGAAACTGTATTTTAGGAGGGTGAAGATGAAGAAGGAAAAGATTCTGAGAAAGGTGAGCCTGAATGCACTTGTGTAAAAAAGCATTGTTGAGAAATGAGTCAAGAACTTTGTCATGGAGGAATGTGCTAAGATTTTTCAGACCTTACACCTCTATACAGTATACACCTGCCAgtgaaagtatcggaggggtagccgtgttagtctggatctgtaaaaacaacgaagggtcctgtggcaccttatagactaacagaaaagttttttctgttagtctataaggtgccacaggacccttcgttgctgccaatgaaagtctctctctctctccttttcgaAGAAATGGCTCCTAGTAATATTCTGTTGACTGACTTGATTCAGGCACTACCTTTCTCCTTTTGCTCTTTGAGCTGTGGCTTGTTCAGAAACCTAAAGGTAGTGAATTACAGTGATCTGACTTAAAGCTCTAGTCTTTCATCCTCTAGCTTGCTCTGAGTTCTGTATACAGTAAATAGCTATCAGATAGGGATTATCTGTTGGCACACTGCTAGGCCTAGAATAAGAGGAGATGTTACAGGTTAAGACTGAGGTGCTCTAGCAAACAAGGAAATCCAAAACGTGAAATTTATAATGTGTCTCCCTGCTATGAAGAAGTCGGGTCCCATGTACACCGTAGGCTGGCCAGTGAGTATGGAGCTAACCTGGGACTTGACGCCTTGGTTCAAATCCTTATTCTGCCATAGATTTGAGACCTTGACTAAGTGTGTTGGTTTTTCTTACTCTGTTCTTCATCTGTAATATGGCCACAAAATATTTCCCCGTCTGATAGGGATGTTAAGATtgtgaggcactcagatactgTAGGAATGGGGCTCACTCTGTGTACTTTTAGAAAAATACTAATTGGTTAGAGTAGAAACCAGGGGTGCCAATGCTGTTTTAGCAGATGGATTGATTAGAAAAGTATGGCAACCTCTCACCAAAGGAAGAACCTGTCTAAATAGAAACCTGTTAATTACAAGTTAGATATTGTGTTGTCAGTGGAACGAGATAGCAGCAGAATAAAACCAAATGAGAACTCTTGGCTGGGATACAAGAGGGCTACTCAGATACCATTGCAGTATGACAGTGGAAGCGACTTCCCTGTCCTGGAAaaaatttgggattttttttttttaaataggaggaGTTCAGTTTTGTTACTGCCAGACTTCATCTCTTGTGCTATATGCACAGAATCCAAATGTGTGAGCCTCTTAAATGTCAGACTAAACTAAAACGAGCCATCTTTTCCCAGTAAAACCTGGGGCATTATATCTCCAGCTAAAAGGACTGGTTAGGAAACTGTATCAGTCAATATCCTGGCCCAGCAGCTTTTCTGAAGTCTGGGCCAGGGGGTGATGGGATGTATGTTAACAGGCTAGCAATGCTTGTTTCATTGGCCAAAACCAGGAATTGTTAAGGGAGCACCTCTTTCCAACATTCAGCTGTAACTTGGCCATCTCTGAGCTATATGGGTCAGTCAACTTGTCTACTAAACTTATCTAGGTAAATCCTCTTAATCAGTTGGTGTCCACAAATAGTGCCCTGAAACACAACCTGCTTTATACATTTAGGTGCTTTAACAATTCAAGAAGAGATCAGTCAAATCAAGCGCAAATTGCAGGCAGGCAAGAAAACTCAAGAGAGGCAGAAAAAGAGGCATCGGGATCGCATGGTAGAAAGGTACATCTTCCTCTTCCAGTGACAGTATACATCCTGTTAAGAACTCTGGGAGGATTGCCTAATGTTTAGAACATGGGCCCTAGGCATCTGGGTTCTGACTTTTTTGTCCTAGGCTCTCCCACTGacttgtttgtaaaaccagaattATTTACCTGACCTCCTCTGTACCAGTCTCTCCATCTGTAAGACTAGCTTACCACCTCATGGGGAGCTGGTAAAATAAAAGTATTACAAAAGTACAAAAATATTGTTAGCTAGTTATAGAACGGAGAACTTTAATCAatacctctccctctgggagTGATAGTACTGATATCCCTGTTGGAATATTCTGTCACATTCTGGGGTTCACTCTTCCAAAAAATGGAAAACTGTAGGATTGAAAGAAATGTCACAAGAATAATTCATAGACTGAAAACTTGCCTTACAGTGAGGCTTAATATTCTCTTTAATAAAGCAAACAAACTATGAGCATCCTCTGTCTAAGCCCTTAATACATATACAAGGAGCTCTCTGACCATGGGGCTCATTAACAGACCATAATGAGATCcattggctggaagctgaaacttGAAGTCAACAGAAATTAAGTTGAGCATCTCTAACAGTGAATGTAATTAACCATTAGAGCAACTTGCAGGCTATGATGGGTTAtgcttaatgaaaaaaaaatctttaaatcaagacagaAATCCTTCCTCAAATCTTCCCTAGCTTTCCCATCTGATGATGTGTTTGATGTAGGAATTAGAGTGCAGTTCACCACCCTTGGCTATACAAGATGTCAGTTCAATTATTGCTAAGGCCAGAATGGACCACTGAAATAAGGATAAAACCTGTAGGAAGCATTCAAACCAGGAGAAACACCAGTCCTTTTGTCCTTTTGAATGAGCTGTgctgcctgcttttttttttttttttttttttttttaagttgtatcCCTACGTACCAGTTGGCAACTGGCTAGTCTTTTCAAGCTGATGTTGAGCCTGTAATGGAACGCTTGAGCTTGTTGTGTGGGTTGATCTTACTTTGTTCTAACTCTTTCTTGGTAGGATTCAGTTTGTTTGTTCATTGTGCAAATATCGTACCTTCTATGAGGATGAGATGAATGCTCATCTGGAAAGCAAATTCCACAAGGAGCACTTCAAATTTGTTGGAACAAAATTGCCTCAGCAGACAGCTGACTTCCTCCAGGTGAATCCTTTGGTTAAGTTTCCCATTTCTTCACGTTATTACAGTGCATCTCAGTTACATGAAGATTTTCCAAACCTACA
This sequence is a window from Carettochelys insculpta isolate YL-2023 chromosome 29, ASM3395843v1, whole genome shotgun sequence. Protein-coding genes within it:
- the AKAP8L gene encoding A-kinase anchor protein 8-like isoform X3, whose product is MSYSGYSNWNSGTNRGYEGYSYEYGYGQDNTSNYGYGMATSNSWEMPNSDTDPNVSTGADTVIAKINQRLDVVSHLEMDTSQGGHYGSAGDRYDTYESYDSRSSLNDRDLYRSGYGYSEAEHDTDNAYEGCYDSYYGNHRDQYQNRSRDNFGQRCQNWARDGRNNRPMASSYSGHMGGQWNELPMGGRGLGPHGSSRLPSLFSHNIIPELSMFQGMRGFSGNMRFGGGGMKQRMRRNWKMWDADFKSQKKKIKKDLTAKKRKQTDGTDEPDSKAAKTDGSDNSDSENEEGTEGEAAEKEGSKAEGEDEEGKDSEKGALTIQEEISQIKRKLQAGKKTQERQKKRHRDRMVERIQFVCSLCKYRTFYEDEMNAHLESKFHKEHFKFVGTKLPQQTADFLQEYVANKTKKTEERRKAIEDINAVIQQIYKDQDLTQGHDGAVKEIVFSSCKKYSQQQTNQQEIGSIFEG